From Orcinus orca chromosome 3, mOrcOrc1.1, whole genome shotgun sequence, a single genomic window includes:
- the ARF1 gene encoding ADP-ribosylation factor 1, whose amino-acid sequence MGNIFANLFKGLFGKKEMRILMVGLDAAGKTTILYKLKLGEIVTTIPTIGFNVETVEYKNISFTVWDVGGQDKIRPLWRHYFQNTQGLIFVVDSNDRERVNEAREELMRMLAEDELRDAVLLVFANKQDLPNAMNAAEITDKLGLHSLRHRNWYIQATCATSGDGLYEGLDWLSNQLRNQK is encoded by the exons atggggaatatctTTGCAAACCTCTTCAAGGGCCTTTTTGGCAAAAAAGAAATGCGCATTCTCATGGTGGGCCTAGATGCTGCGGGAAAGACCACCATCCTGTACAAACTGAAGCTGGGTGAAATCGTGACCACCATTCCCACTATAG GCTTCAACGTGGAAACCGTGGAATACAAGAACATCAGCTTCACTGTGTGGGACGTGGGTGGCCAGGACAAGATCCGGCCTCTGTGGCGCCACTACTTCCAGAACACACAAG GTCTCATCTTCGTGGTTGACAGCAATGACAGAGAGCGTGTGAATGAGGCCCGAGAGGAGCTTAtgaggatgctggcagaagacgaGCTCAGGGACGCTGTTCTGCTCGTGTTTGCTAACAAACAG GACCTCCCCAATGCCATGAATGCAGCTGAGATCACGGACAAGCTGGGTCTGCACTCTCTGCGCCACAGGAACTGGTACATTCAGGCTACCTGTGCCACCAGCGGGGACGGGCTCTATGAGGGACTGGACTGGCTGTCCAATCAGCTCCGGAACCAGAAGTGA